A genomic segment from Halorubrum depositum encodes:
- a CDS encoding threonine ammonia-lyase, protein MTDGDTADTDSGGDEPDASPIVTRADVEDARRRLDDVVHRTPLDTSRTFAEMSGADSLGLKLEQLQRTGSFKIRGAYNAMARLSPAEREAGVIAASAGNHAQGVALAGDLLGIEATIVVPEVTPAAKIAATRGYGATVLVEGDIYERSYEHVVERAEETGETFVHPFDDPAVIAGQGTVGLELLEQYPAMDAVLVSIGGGGLISGVGTAVAAADRDVRVVGVQPEGAAHAGPSLEAGEVRALDGVDTVAEGIADTRLSETTLAVASEVVDEVVTVSDREIAAAVALLAEREKAVAEGAGAAPLAAALSDRLDLSDSNPAVVVSGGNANLTDHAELARTGLFELGRYAEARLALTGWPARVGDVIEAVTAEGAELDALERARRAGTDHPNRTPVTIGIEGRDADHLDTVLTAVAEIDGVSVVERTVGDGI, encoded by the coding sequence ATGACCGACGGCGACACCGCCGATACAGACTCCGGAGGCGACGAGCCGGACGCATCACCGATCGTCACGCGAGCCGACGTTGAGGACGCCCGGCGCCGGCTCGACGACGTCGTGCATCGGACGCCGCTCGACACCTCGCGCACCTTCGCCGAGATGAGCGGGGCGGACTCGCTGGGGCTCAAGCTCGAACAGCTCCAGCGGACCGGCTCGTTCAAGATCCGTGGGGCGTACAACGCGATGGCGCGGCTGTCCCCGGCCGAGCGCGAGGCCGGCGTGATCGCCGCCAGCGCGGGCAACCACGCGCAGGGCGTGGCGCTCGCGGGCGACCTCCTCGGGATCGAGGCGACGATCGTCGTCCCCGAGGTGACGCCGGCGGCGAAGATCGCGGCGACGCGGGGGTACGGCGCGACCGTCCTCGTGGAGGGCGACATCTACGAGCGCTCCTACGAGCACGTCGTCGAGCGCGCCGAGGAAACGGGTGAGACGTTCGTCCATCCCTTCGACGACCCGGCCGTCATCGCGGGGCAGGGCACGGTCGGTCTCGAGCTGCTGGAGCAGTACCCCGCGATGGACGCCGTGCTCGTCTCGATCGGCGGCGGTGGGCTCATTTCGGGGGTCGGGACGGCGGTGGCGGCCGCGGACCGCGACGTCCGGGTGGTCGGCGTCCAGCCGGAGGGCGCGGCGCACGCTGGCCCCTCGCTGGAGGCCGGCGAGGTCCGGGCGCTCGACGGCGTCGACACCGTCGCCGAGGGGATCGCCGACACGCGGCTGTCGGAGACCACCCTCGCGGTCGCGAGCGAGGTCGTCGACGAGGTTGTGACCGTCTCCGACCGCGAGATCGCCGCGGCCGTTGCGCTGCTGGCCGAGCGCGAGAAGGCGGTCGCCGAGGGCGCCGGCGCCGCGCCGCTCGCCGCCGCGCTCTCGGACCGGCTGGACCTGTCCGACTCGAACCCGGCCGTCGTCGTGTCGGGCGGGAACGCGAACCTCACCGACCACGCTGAGCTCGCGCGGACCGGACTGTTCGAACTCGGGCGCTACGCGGAGGCGCGGCTCGCGCTGACGGGGTGGCCGGCGCGGGTCGGCGACGTGATCGAGGCGGTGACGGCCGAGGGCGCCGAGCTCGACGCGCTGGAGCGTGCGCGGCGAGCGGGGACCGACCACCCGAACCGCACGCCCGTGACGATCGGGATCGAGGGGCGCGACGCCGACCACCTCGATACGGTGCTGACGGCGGTCGCTGAGATCGATGGTGTGTCGGTCGTCGAGCGAACGGTCGGCGACGGGATTTGA